One window of the Seriola aureovittata isolate HTS-2021-v1 ecotype China chromosome 22, ASM2101889v1, whole genome shotgun sequence genome contains the following:
- the tbc1d30 gene encoding TBC1 domain family member 30 isoform X6 — MAQDATTEAEHAGVDTRLKFTIEPSLGKNGFQQWYDALKAVARLPTGIPKEWRKRVWLTLADQYLHSISIDWDKTLRFAFNERSNPDDDSLGIQIVKDLHRTGCSSYCGQEGEQDRVVLKRVLLAYARWNKAVGYCQGFNVLAALILEVTEGSESDALKVMIYLIDKVLPESYFANNLRALSVDMAVFRDLLRLKLPRLSQHLHHLQKAANREAGGVSLLSGSYEPPLTNVFTMQWFLTMFATCLPASTVLKIWDSVFFEGSEVLFRVALAIWERLGERIEYCQTADEFYSTMGCLTQEMLERNLIDPAELMQEVYSMAVFPFPQLAELREKYTYNITPFPTSVKSNGSGGLGSWESDDDADMDDEDSVVTALGCLGPLGGLLAPELQRYQKHLKDQRAEQGNIAELSPGAVGAGGAGGAGGGGGGGGGGAGGGGARAEHQAAINSMMMERMSTDIYALKKQYARIKRRQQQQAMQLYIRTGLGHEVATSPGVLQERPSKPSDSAEHQTEDKCPATRVLASQLNPSSSVINHLLLGRKPRGSTSASTLPGARPAFLSQSQGSPARQRCGSLPSNGSGSPGSSGGGGGGGSPWRAHVRVHRRNIARARAQLGFGDSEEREDEEEEEEEEGGSVTLEGEEEKKIEENKRDDEEQREESDTSVSPSPDPSVTGSVGEEAPQVADDTKEAEVAEVVVQLDSLDLEDESNLTSAITANPNTPPTLPESKPAPQVPLLPPPPSSNRHKESNSSGSERSAASDRQFPSIALPPPHHSSSSSCIPSSSPSTPSPSPSPVPMSASLGPSCSSSPTPPSTPTPNSTSRLPSSSSANGLSSLSLPASSTFYKTPCPSTPSLSSVSSSSKSHIPSSPSTPAFSSTPKQQVFSPFPSVKQPRKSVAARNLGLYGPTSRTPTVHFPQLSRNLNRSSAAGTTGSR, encoded by the exons ATGGCGCAGGATGCAACGACAGAGGCGGAGCATGCAG gAGTTGACACGAGGCTGAAGTTTACCATTGAACCGTCGCTGGGAAAGAATGGATTCCAGCAG TGGTACGACGCCCTCAAAGCAGTGGCTCGACTTCCTACCGGGATACCAAAGGAATGGAGGAAGAGG gtgtgGCTAACACTGGCCGACCAGTACCTCCACAGTATCTCCATCGACTGGGACAAGACGCTTCGTTTCGCCTTTAACGAGCGCAGCAACCCAGACGACGACTCCCTCGGCATTCAGATCGTCAAG GACCTGCACAGGACCGGCTGCAGTTCTTACTGTGGCCAGGAGGGGGAGCAGGACAGGGTGGTGCTGAAGAGGGTGCTGCTGGCGTACGCCCGCTGGAATAAAGCTGTAGGTTACTGCCAAGGCTTCAACGTGCTGGCCGCTCTCATACTGGAAGTTACAGAGGGAAGTGAGAGCGATGCACTGAAG GTGATGATCTATCTGATCGACAAAGTGCTGCCAGAGAGTTACTTTGCAAACAACCTTCGAGCGTTGTCAG TGGACATGGCGGTGTTCAGAGACCTGCTGCGTCTGAAGCTGCCCCGACTGTCCCAGCACCTGCACCACCTTCAGAAAGCAGCCAACAGAGAAGCTGGAG GCGTCTCCCTTCTTTCAGGCAGTTACGAGCCTCCACTGACCAACGTCTTCACTATGCAGTGGTTCCTCACCATGTTCGCCACCTGCCTGCCGGCGTCCACCGTGCTCAAGATCTGGGACTCGGTTTTCTTCGAGGGGTCAGAGGTGCTGTTTCGTGTCGCCCTCGCCATCTGGGAGAGACTGGGAGA GAGGATCGAGTACTGTCAGACAGCTGACGAGTTCTACAGCACGATGGGTTGCCTCACGCAGGAGATGCTGGAGCGCAACCTCATCGATCCTGCAGAACTCATGCAG GAGGTTTACTCCATGGCTGTGTTTCCTTTCCCTCAGCTGGCCGAGCTGAGAGAGAAATACACCTACAACATCACTCCGTTCCCCACCTCAGTCAAATCCAATGGAAG TGGCGGTCTGGGCAGCTGGGAGAGCGACGATGACGCCGACATGGACGACGAAGACTCTGTGGTGACTGCGCTGGGTTGTCTGGGGCCCCTGGGCGGCCTGCTGGCCCCTGAGCTGCAGAGATACCAGAAACATCTGAAAG ACCAGCGAGCGGAGCAGGGAAACATCGCAGAGCTCAGTCCGGGAGCGGTGGGAGCCGGAGGGgcaggtggagcaggaggaggaggaggaggaggaggaggaggagcaggaggaggaggtgccaGGGCGGAGCATCAAGCCGCCATCAACAGCATGATGATGGAGAGAATGAGCACCGACATCTACGCCCTGAAGAAGCAATATGCTCGCATCAagaggcggcagcagcagcaggctatGCAACTCTACATACGCACAG GACTTGGACATGAAGTGGCCACAAGTCCAGGAGTTCTTCAGGAGCGTCCCAGCAAACCCAGCGACAGTGCCGAGCACCAGACTGAGG ACAAGTGCCCAGCCACCCGTGTCCTGGCCTCCCAGCTCAACCCTTCCAGCTCCGTGATCAACCACCTCCTCCTGGGTCGGAAACCACGCGGCTCCACGAGCGCGTCCACTCTACCAGGGGCTCGACCCGCTTTTCTGTCCCAGAGTCAGGGTTCCCCAGCCAGGCAGCGCTGTGGCTCGCTGCCCTCCAACGGCTCCGGATCTCCAGGGAGctccggaggaggaggaggtggcggtTCACCGTGGCGTGCTCATGTCCGGGTTCATCGGAGGAATATCGCCAGGGCTCGAGCACAGCTGGGCTTTGGAGAttcagaggaaagagaagatgaggaggaggaggaggaggaggaaggaggatcAGTGACACTGGAGggtgaagaagagaagaagattgaggaaaacaagagagatgatgaagagcagagagaggaaagtgacacctctgtttctccatctcctgATCCCTCTGTCACAGGGTCTGTGGGTGAAGAGGCTCCACAGGTCGCAGATGATACAAAAGAAGCTGAGGTTGCAGAGGTGGTGGTGCAACTGGACTCCCTGGATCTAGAGGACGAGTCAAACCTGACCTCCGCCATCACTGCAAACCCAAATACACCGCCCACACTCCCAGAGTCTAAGCCTGCGCCCCAagttcctcttctccctcctccgcCGTcctcaaacagacacaaagagtcCAACTCCTCGGGTTCAGAGCGAAGCGCCGCCTCTGACAGACAGTTTCCCTCCATTGCTTTACCTCCACCTCAccactcctcctccagctcctgcatcccttcttcctctccttccaccCCGAGTCCATCCCCCTCCCCGGTCCCAATGTCAGCTTCTCTCGGTCCCTCCTGCTCATCCTCTCCTACACCTCCCTCCACCCCGACACCAAACTCCACATCCCGCCTCCCGTCCTCTTCATCAGCCAATGGcttatcctctctctctcttcctgcctccTCCACCTTTTACAAAACTCCCTGCCCTTCCACGCCCTcgctctcctctgtctcctcatcttCCAAATCTCACATCCCGTCCTCCCCGTCAACCCCGGCGTTCTCCTCCACTCCCAAACAGCAAGTCTTCTCCCCGTTCCCTTCCGTGAAGCAGCCCAGGAAATCGGTCGCAGCCAGAAACCTCGGCCTCTACGGTCCCACATCCAGAACGCCCACCGTACACTTCCCCCAGCTCAGCCGCAACCTCAACCGCAGTAGCGCTGCCGGCACCACGGGGAGTCGATGA